One segment of Corynebacterium atrinae DNA contains the following:
- the dapF gene encoding diaminopimelate epimerase encodes MDFAKGHGTENDFIILPGPTDPTPAQIAALCDRRASLGADGVLRVDTQDGGWFMDYRNADGSIAEMCGNGVRVFAHWLRSRGLVDSDEFIVHTRAGQRRVVVKSFDDTDAIVTVDMGPAEVTGVSTARIGDIHVAGLGVNMGNPHLACVVPGLRPEALAEWDLLAPEFDPDFFPQGVNVEIVTPLVDGRVHMRVYERGVGETRSCGTGTVAAARAALADAGLVDGRVTVAVPGGEVVVEISGEQSTLTGPSQIVATGQVEI; translated from the coding sequence ATCGACTTTGCTAAAGGCCACGGAACCGAAAACGACTTCATCATTCTGCCCGGACCGACCGACCCCACCCCTGCGCAGATCGCGGCGTTGTGCGACCGCCGAGCGAGCCTCGGAGCTGACGGCGTCTTACGCGTGGACACCCAGGACGGCGGCTGGTTCATGGACTATCGCAATGCCGACGGATCCATCGCCGAGATGTGCGGCAACGGCGTTCGCGTATTCGCCCATTGGCTGAGGTCTCGCGGGCTGGTGGACTCGGATGAATTCATTGTGCATACCCGTGCCGGTCAGCGCCGCGTGGTCGTGAAATCTTTCGACGACACAGATGCCATCGTCACCGTCGACATGGGGCCAGCAGAGGTCACCGGCGTTTCGACGGCGCGCATCGGCGACATCCACGTAGCCGGCCTAGGTGTGAATATGGGCAACCCGCACCTCGCCTGCGTCGTACCCGGCCTGAGGCCGGAGGCACTCGCCGAGTGGGATCTCCTCGCGCCGGAATTTGATCCGGACTTTTTCCCCCAGGGTGTCAACGTCGAAATTGTGACGCCACTGGTCGACGGCCGCGTGCACATGCGCGTCTACGAACGAGGCGTCGGTGAAACCCGTTCCTGCGGAACCGGAACGGTCGCGGCCGCTCGCGCTGCTCTGGCTGATGCTGGGCTTGTCGACGGCCGTGTCACCGTCGCCGTCCCCGGAGGCGAGGTCG
- the miaA gene encoding tRNA (adenosine(37)-N6)-dimethylallyltransferase MiaA, with product MLPIAVVGPTASGKSALGIALAEELNGEIVNVDSMQLYRGMDIGTAKLSIEERAGIPHHQLDVWDVTETASVARYQADAIADVEAIISRGRVPILVGGSMLYVQSLIDDWQFPPTDPEVRAKWESTLAEVGIDALHAELATQDPAAAAIIEDKDPRRTVRALEVIELTGQPFKASQPPKNAPPRWGTRILGLRTQAEWLNPRIELRTRQMFAQGLVSEVEQLVSEGLVADSTAGRAIGYAQVLAAMEGELTWDEALERTITGTRRYVRRQRSWFQRDPRVQWLEAAADPRSRALELLR from the coding sequence ATGTTGCCCATTGCAGTGGTGGGACCGACTGCGTCGGGGAAGTCTGCCCTTGGCATTGCGCTGGCAGAGGAATTAAACGGGGAGATCGTAAACGTTGATTCGATGCAGCTCTACCGGGGGATGGATATCGGCACCGCCAAGCTGAGCATCGAGGAGCGCGCGGGTATCCCACACCATCAGCTGGACGTGTGGGATGTCACGGAAACGGCGTCGGTGGCGCGCTACCAAGCGGATGCCATCGCGGATGTGGAAGCCATCATCTCCCGCGGCCGGGTGCCCATCCTCGTCGGCGGCTCAATGTTGTACGTGCAATCGCTCATCGATGACTGGCAGTTTCCCCCAACCGACCCGGAGGTGCGGGCCAAGTGGGAATCAACCTTGGCCGAGGTCGGTATAGACGCCCTCCACGCGGAGCTGGCCACACAGGATCCCGCCGCGGCCGCCATCATTGAGGACAAAGATCCCCGCCGCACCGTCCGCGCCCTCGAAGTGATCGAGCTGACGGGCCAACCGTTCAAGGCTTCCCAACCACCCAAAAATGCCCCGCCTCGTTGGGGGACTCGCATTCTGGGTCTGCGCACGCAGGCGGAATGGCTCAATCCGCGCATCGAGCTTCGCACGCGCCAGATGTTTGCGCAGGGACTCGTGTCTGAAGTCGAGCAATTGGTGAGTGAGGGCCTCGTGGCGGACTCGACTGCCGGCCGGGCGATCGGCTACGCCCAGGTACTTGCCGCGATGGAGGGGGAGCTGACGTGGGATGAGGCGCTCGAGCGCACCATTACCGGAACCCGTCGCTACGTGCGGCGCCAGCGCTCCTGGTTTCAGCGTGACCCACGGGTGCAGTGGCTAGAGGCAGCTGCCGATCCCCGCTCCCGCGCACTAGAATTGTTGAGGTGA